The following are from one region of the Sandaracinus amylolyticus genome:
- a CDS encoding SIR2 family protein, producing the protein MDTLQYVKLHGSLPCKPTEMTFSPRQYGSRQSQHDPLYWHFVQDYCQYPTIFVGTELSEPIFFQYLDARERRQGRDPEGRARAFLVSPSIGEAESAVFSAMNVVPLRATGEQFFSWLSQVVERAPGRMEVLRRSNPRAAELIETIDANSPARRRRLEEFYESFHFVKPMRQKKGHNKRSFFNGYTPTWQDLAFDLDGSRDVNATLEHQIRAALAAEGTQCVALVGAAGSGKTTTMMRVAWAFGASGVPTYYAVEDDLPSVESVAGALDMLGQRCLLFFDNADLVFSWLGRLVDALSNLEKPPVLVIASRLNRYDASSGPLTSRLQVAEVDIGNLTRRDITGILKVLAREHFLGHLAGLSAQKQVAEFEVRAEKQILVALKEATEGKGFDEIIGSEYSDLESREARIVCLAAALVTAERYPIRRTQLMSCSTEEPASALAIIDRQLRGVVVPHPDDSALLRVRHAVIADHIIRACANGDELKEAYCRVLRVLSQDVAPNVTRSSKRFRVYRSLINHQRIHERFSPRVEYAREIYESIRDSFRNDAQFWHQFGALELEFGELDYAATYIATAESLAPNDSLIQNTRAHLQMKRALVASSETQALDLWRDGTRILGTQIALRGDSVYPFHIWGDQAVRFWRRVKGAAAEQVLVDAKERVQQGLRRFPGNRKLLDVNQRIRRAELEFAAGL; encoded by the coding sequence ATGGATACGCTGCAGTACGTGAAACTGCATGGCTCACTCCCGTGCAAGCCGACGGAAATGACGTTCTCGCCTCGACAGTACGGAAGTAGACAGTCGCAGCACGACCCGCTCTATTGGCACTTTGTTCAAGACTACTGCCAGTACCCCACGATATTCGTCGGAACCGAGCTCTCCGAACCGATCTTCTTCCAGTATCTGGATGCGCGCGAGCGTCGGCAGGGCCGCGACCCGGAGGGTAGAGCGCGAGCATTTCTGGTGTCGCCGAGCATTGGTGAAGCGGAGTCGGCTGTGTTCAGCGCGATGAACGTCGTTCCACTTCGAGCAACCGGCGAGCAGTTCTTCTCGTGGCTCTCTCAGGTAGTCGAGCGCGCTCCGGGGAGGATGGAAGTCCTACGGCGAAGCAATCCACGTGCGGCCGAACTTATCGAGACCATCGATGCGAACAGCCCTGCGCGACGTCGAAGGCTCGAGGAGTTCTACGAGAGTTTCCATTTTGTCAAGCCGATGAGGCAGAAGAAGGGGCACAACAAACGCTCGTTCTTCAACGGATACACCCCGACGTGGCAGGACCTGGCGTTCGACCTCGACGGTTCGCGCGACGTAAATGCCACGCTGGAGCACCAGATCCGGGCGGCTCTCGCGGCCGAAGGAACTCAGTGCGTAGCGCTCGTTGGCGCCGCAGGATCGGGGAAGACGACAACAATGATGCGAGTCGCGTGGGCGTTCGGCGCGAGTGGCGTTCCCACGTACTACGCCGTCGAAGATGACCTGCCGAGCGTAGAATCCGTCGCGGGCGCGCTCGACATGCTCGGCCAACGCTGTCTTCTGTTCTTCGATAACGCGGATCTGGTTTTCTCGTGGCTCGGCCGGCTTGTCGACGCCCTTTCGAATCTCGAAAAGCCTCCGGTGCTCGTGATCGCATCGCGGCTCAACAGATACGATGCTTCAAGCGGTCCGCTCACCTCTCGACTGCAGGTCGCGGAAGTGGATATCGGGAACCTGACGCGTCGAGACATCACCGGCATCCTGAAGGTGCTTGCACGGGAACACTTCCTGGGACACCTCGCGGGATTGTCGGCGCAGAAGCAAGTAGCCGAATTCGAGGTTCGCGCTGAGAAGCAGATCCTCGTCGCACTAAAGGAAGCGACTGAAGGTAAGGGCTTCGATGAAATCATCGGGAGCGAGTACTCCGATCTCGAGAGCCGCGAGGCACGCATCGTATGCCTCGCCGCCGCCTTGGTTACTGCGGAGCGCTACCCGATCAGAAGAACGCAGCTGATGAGTTGTTCAACAGAGGAGCCGGCGTCGGCGCTCGCAATCATCGATCGACAACTCAGGGGCGTTGTCGTGCCGCACCCTGACGATTCAGCTCTACTCAGGGTGCGACACGCAGTCATCGCTGATCACATCATCCGTGCATGTGCCAACGGGGACGAACTCAAGGAAGCCTACTGCCGAGTTCTTCGAGTCCTCTCGCAAGACGTCGCTCCCAACGTGACTCGTTCGTCGAAACGTTTCAGGGTATACAGGTCGCTTATCAATCACCAACGCATCCATGAGCGATTTTCGCCTCGCGTTGAGTACGCGCGGGAGATCTACGAGTCCATTCGCGACAGCTTTCGCAATGACGCGCAGTTCTGGCACCAGTTTGGCGCGCTTGAGCTTGAGTTCGGAGAGCTTGACTACGCCGCAACCTATATCGCGACTGCAGAAAGTCTCGCGCCTAACGATTCGTTGATTCAGAATACTCGAGCGCATCTCCAGATGAAGCGTGCGCTCGTTGCCTCGTCGGAGACGCAGGCGCTTGATCTGTGGCGTGACGGCACGCGGATCCTCGGCACCCAAATCGCTCTTCGCGGTGACTCGGTGTACCCGTTCCACATCTGGGGTGACCAGGCGGTCAGATTCTGGCGTCGGGTCAAGGGCGCAGCCGCAGAGCAGGTGCTCGTGGACGCGAAGGAGCGCGTGCAGCAGGGCCTTCGTCGGTTTCCCGGCAATAGGAAGCTGCTGGATGTGAACCAGCGCATCCGTCGAGCCGAGCTCGAGTTCGCAGCCGGACTCTAG
- a CDS encoding type IIL restriction-modification enzyme MmeI: protein MSRARSRGGRPIDAERLFHREWLGLAQPIEGLVFSVPSLADAQIAPAPRPEITAAIRALLVETTQGLALRSTRALFETFLGYSRDGMLVSRDALPPELSFYAPESRQHIRASFAIARTPPAPPDDDPFAAFETPAPPDQAPPATASPYIALVWDLSDDVPSGVDTTAIDLDGPEDTTGPWRYPPTAKLERLLRHTGIPIGFVSNRRHLRLVYAPPGEATSHLTFRFDDLADPAGRPLALALELLFHARRTYTADPRYTFEGLLADSRKRQAEVTEDLAQQVFEAVERLLEGFEAAAARDCVGDRPDWLRAAMEEGHVYDGVLNVVLRLVFLLYAEDRSLLPVDHPTYAAHLSVLGLYERLSADAGAHPESMHQRYGAYGALVSLFRAVYFGVRHQALHLPPRQGRLFDPSAFPFLEGGLPDWTAAVTLPEDRAAVRLPTVDDATVHEVLHRLVVLDGQRISYRDLSVEQIGAVYESLMGFRVERLTGPAVRLGKGGHWLEVASLRASTKTERDKQLADRCELSKNAITKITERLGRAAKDEGDDALADALLELAGTREARQRHRARTGQLVLQPTASRRSTGSHYTPRSLSEKVVRRTLGPVLACLGEAPTAAQILQLKVCDPAMGSGAFLVEACRFLGEAVIEAWRRSGELPAIIEQHGDATLHAKRLVAQRCLYGVDKNPAAVELAKLSLWLETLSGDKAFTFLDHVLRHGDSLVGLDLDQIRAFHWSPDEQLSTIRPLVDAALAEVREHREAIQALADDESDHAQREKRRLLELAEHAMTRVKLVADACVGAFFAESKPKAREQERQRRLAVVQSYLAGDESVLGVLEEWAKTIRAQHAPFHWHLELPEVFFLERPDPLAKGEKNGAAFVDAFVGNPPFAGKNAISDTAGPEYLDWFMARYPEVKGRPNTDLCAYFFRRVSELLGAHGTIGLIATNTIAQGDSRLMSLKTLIESGAKIYDATPSTTWPGAAAVMISIVNIAVGRARETTGSCRLNDVPVEALNSRLRAGLERPDPVPLASNTNLAFMGGKLVGVGLAVSREEYATLVASDPRNAEVLRPYLGGEEVNSNPDASHDRFMIDFSTKTLDEAAQWPELLKIAEEKVRPAREKDNRGTYKTYWWRPGESGGALYAALGDLDRCLVAANVSKHLMLTFQPTTTFFSQTLYAFALGSYSAFAVLQSRIHEPWARLLSSSMKNDLRYAASDCFETFPFPQSDPRTVIPELEDIGRRLYEARAAYMVETQQGLTQTYNKLKDPSCRDEPIRHLRRLHEHLDCAVLAAYGWIDLQVPRFCPSTPEEQTVLGTFVDHIIDRLFVLNTERSQPEMRLAPDLTRGEARRPSRTKRNPKGQGTLF from the coding sequence ATGAGCCGCGCCCGATCGCGCGGCGGTCGACCGATCGACGCCGAGCGCCTCTTCCACCGTGAGTGGCTCGGCCTCGCGCAGCCGATCGAGGGCCTCGTCTTCTCGGTGCCGTCGCTCGCCGACGCGCAGATCGCGCCCGCACCGCGTCCCGAGATCACTGCGGCGATCCGCGCGCTGCTGGTCGAGACCACGCAGGGCCTCGCGCTGCGCAGCACACGCGCGCTCTTCGAGACGTTCCTCGGCTACTCGCGTGACGGAATGCTCGTCTCGCGCGACGCGCTACCTCCCGAGCTCTCCTTCTACGCGCCCGAGAGTCGCCAGCACATCCGCGCGAGCTTCGCGATCGCGCGCACGCCGCCCGCGCCCCCCGACGACGATCCCTTCGCCGCATTCGAGACCCCCGCGCCTCCCGACCAGGCGCCCCCCGCGACCGCGTCGCCTTACATCGCGCTGGTCTGGGATCTCTCGGACGACGTCCCGAGCGGCGTCGACACCACCGCGATCGACCTCGACGGCCCCGAGGACACCACCGGCCCCTGGCGCTACCCACCCACCGCGAAGCTCGAGCGCCTGCTCCGCCACACCGGCATCCCGATCGGCTTCGTCTCGAACCGCCGCCACCTCCGGCTCGTCTACGCGCCGCCGGGCGAGGCGACCTCGCACCTCACCTTCCGCTTCGACGACCTCGCCGATCCCGCGGGCCGCCCGCTCGCGCTCGCGCTCGAGCTCCTCTTCCACGCGCGCCGCACGTACACCGCCGATCCTCGCTACACGTTCGAGGGCCTCCTCGCCGACAGCCGCAAGCGTCAGGCCGAGGTCACCGAGGATCTCGCGCAGCAGGTCTTCGAAGCCGTCGAGCGACTGCTCGAGGGCTTCGAGGCCGCCGCGGCGCGCGACTGCGTCGGCGATCGTCCCGACTGGCTGCGCGCCGCGATGGAAGAGGGGCACGTCTACGACGGCGTCCTGAACGTCGTCCTGCGCCTCGTCTTCCTGCTCTACGCCGAGGACCGCAGCCTGCTCCCGGTCGATCACCCGACCTACGCGGCGCATCTCAGCGTCCTCGGCCTCTACGAGCGCCTCTCCGCCGATGCCGGCGCGCACCCCGAGTCGATGCACCAGCGCTACGGCGCGTACGGCGCGCTCGTCAGCCTGTTCCGCGCCGTCTACTTCGGCGTGCGCCATCAGGCGCTGCACCTGCCGCCGCGTCAGGGCCGCCTCTTCGATCCCAGCGCGTTCCCCTTCCTCGAGGGCGGCCTGCCCGACTGGACCGCCGCGGTCACGCTGCCCGAGGACCGCGCCGCGGTGCGCCTGCCCACCGTCGACGACGCCACCGTGCACGAGGTGCTGCATCGCCTCGTCGTCCTCGATGGCCAGCGCATCAGCTACCGCGACCTCAGCGTCGAGCAGATCGGCGCGGTCTACGAGTCGCTGATGGGCTTCCGCGTGGAGCGTTTGACCGGGCCCGCAGTGCGCCTCGGGAAGGGCGGCCACTGGCTCGAGGTCGCATCGCTCCGCGCGTCCACCAAGACCGAGCGCGACAAGCAGCTCGCCGATCGCTGCGAGCTGAGCAAGAACGCGATCACCAAGATCACCGAGCGCCTCGGGCGAGCCGCGAAGGACGAGGGCGACGACGCCCTCGCCGACGCGCTCCTCGAGCTCGCCGGCACCCGCGAAGCGCGCCAGCGCCACCGCGCGCGCACGGGCCAGCTCGTCCTCCAGCCCACTGCCTCACGGCGCAGCACCGGCAGCCACTACACGCCGCGCTCGCTGAGCGAGAAGGTCGTCCGCCGCACCCTCGGGCCGGTGCTCGCGTGCCTCGGCGAGGCGCCCACCGCCGCTCAGATCCTGCAGCTCAAGGTCTGCGATCCCGCGATGGGCTCGGGCGCGTTCCTGGTCGAGGCGTGCCGCTTCCTCGGCGAGGCCGTGATCGAGGCGTGGCGTCGCAGCGGCGAGCTCCCCGCGATCATCGAGCAGCACGGCGACGCGACCCTGCACGCCAAGCGCCTCGTCGCGCAGCGCTGTTTGTACGGCGTCGACAAGAACCCCGCCGCGGTCGAGCTCGCGAAGCTCTCGCTGTGGCTCGAGACGTTGAGCGGCGACAAGGCGTTCACGTTCCTCGACCACGTGCTCCGCCACGGCGACTCGCTGGTGGGCTTGGATCTCGATCAGATCCGCGCGTTCCACTGGTCGCCCGACGAGCAGCTCTCGACGATTCGTCCCCTGGTCGACGCTGCGCTCGCCGAGGTGCGCGAGCACCGCGAGGCGATCCAAGCGCTGGCGGACGACGAGAGCGACCACGCCCAGCGCGAGAAGCGCCGCCTGCTCGAGCTCGCCGAGCACGCAATGACGCGCGTGAAGCTGGTCGCCGATGCGTGTGTCGGCGCGTTCTTCGCGGAGTCGAAGCCCAAGGCGCGCGAGCAGGAGCGACAGCGACGCCTCGCAGTGGTCCAGTCGTATTTGGCGGGCGACGAGAGCGTGCTCGGAGTGCTCGAGGAGTGGGCGAAGACGATTCGCGCGCAACACGCACCGTTCCACTGGCACCTCGAATTGCCCGAGGTGTTCTTCCTGGAGCGCCCGGACCCGCTCGCGAAAGGCGAGAAGAACGGCGCAGCGTTCGTGGACGCGTTCGTGGGGAATCCGCCGTTCGCTGGGAAGAACGCGATCAGCGACACCGCCGGTCCCGAGTACCTCGACTGGTTCATGGCTCGGTATCCGGAGGTGAAGGGCCGGCCCAACACCGATCTCTGTGCGTATTTCTTCCGCCGCGTCTCCGAGCTCCTCGGCGCTCACGGAACGATTGGACTCATCGCGACGAACACGATTGCTCAAGGTGATTCGCGCCTGATGTCACTCAAGACGCTCATCGAGAGCGGCGCGAAGATCTACGACGCGACTCCGAGCACGACTTGGCCCGGCGCGGCGGCCGTCATGATCTCGATCGTGAACATCGCGGTGGGGCGAGCCCGCGAGACCACCGGCTCCTGTCGCTTGAACGACGTACCCGTCGAGGCGCTCAACAGTCGACTCCGTGCCGGTCTCGAGCGTCCAGATCCGGTGCCGCTCGCGAGCAACACGAATCTCGCCTTCATGGGCGGCAAGCTCGTCGGCGTCGGTCTCGCAGTGAGCCGGGAGGAGTACGCGACGCTCGTCGCGTCCGACCCGCGAAACGCAGAAGTCCTGCGGCCCTATCTCGGCGGTGAAGAGGTCAACTCCAATCCCGACGCCTCACACGACCGCTTCATGATCGACTTCTCGACGAAGACGCTCGACGAAGCAGCGCAGTGGCCGGAGTTGCTCAAGATCGCCGAGGAGAAAGTCCGGCCCGCACGCGAGAAGGACAATCGCGGAACGTACAAGACGTACTGGTGGCGTCCCGGCGAGAGCGGAGGAGCTCTCTATGCTGCGCTGGGAGATTTGGACCGCTGTCTGGTTGCAGCGAACGTGAGCAAGCACCTCATGTTGACCTTCCAGCCGACGACGACGTTCTTCTCACAGACGCTCTACGCGTTCGCACTGGGCAGCTACTCGGCATTCGCGGTCCTCCAATCCCGCATCCACGAGCCCTGGGCACGTCTGCTCTCGTCGTCGATGAAGAACGACTTGCGCTACGCCGCATCCGACTGCTTCGAGACCTTCCCGTTTCCCCAGTCGGACCCGCGCACCGTGATTCCGGAGCTCGAGGACATCGGCCGGCGCCTCTACGAGGCCCGCGCCGCGTACATGGTCGAGACTCAACAGGGGCTCACGCAGACCTACAACAAGCTCAAGGACCCGTCCTGCCGGGACGAACCTATCCGGCACCTCCGCCGGCTTCACGAGCACTTGGACTGCGCCGTCCTCGCCGCCTACGGCTGGATTGATCTCCAGGTTCCGCGATTCTGCCCGAGCACGCCCGAAGAGCAGACCGTCCTCGGAACCTTCGTAGATCACATCATCGATCGCCTCTTCGTCCTGAACACCGAGCGGTCGCAACCGGAGATGCGACTTGCACCCGATCTGACACGCGGCGAAGCGAGGCGCCCGTCGCGCACGAAGAGGAACCCCAAAGGACAGGGCACCCTTTTCTGA
- the drmD gene encoding DISARM system SNF2-like helicase DrmD — translation MTASSPTRTSPTSSSILAALPLPRILDLARLFGVRLRAGNTPKPRLAAMLGAHLEARAPLVLRELGRDELQAVCRAHGIPDHTTSRRDLLERVLLAAGFDPKRSTPPLPSHHRDGLPRAGQVVRARHRQWLVEEVHPGEADESALVKLVCLDDDDPGRALDVLWDLELGAEIIEPASKGLGRIDRLDPPAHFGAYLHTLRWNAVSAADATRFQAPFRAGIKHMAHQLTPLMKALELPRANLFIADDVGLGKTIEAGLVLQELILRQQADFVLIACPASICLQWKDEMRRRFGLHFEVMTRQLIAQRRQQRGFGVNPWATHNRFIVSHQLLRRAEYREPLRQHLGPRARKSLLILDEAHVAAPATRSRYAVDSEITHTIRDLATRFDNRLFLSATPHNGHSNSFSALLEILDPIRFTRGVPVRGKDDLAPVMVRRLKRDLRKLGIEKFPERVLVKIELEHLDGSWSAHAVRQGGGTSPLALTSSSDTEPLDLELARLLARYTELCAPKKGPGRLPFIRLQQRLLSSPEAFARSLDVHARAVDQRGGPVAVPQQLALTEADPETHGPTDEALQAEEDARLADESARLPTPTEEARAVLSDLRARAERARRQPDAKVRALLAWLRDHCCAATGDASSTDRAWSDRRVILFTEWADTKRYLVELLGEAVAHTDRGEERIAVFQGGMGDDAREEVQRRFNAPPDEDALRILVCTDAAREGINLQAFCADLFHVDLPWNPARLEQRNGRIDRTLQPSPEVRCHYFVYPARPEDRVLETLVRKVDVVQRELGSLGAVLLDDLHDALENGIGPETESRLARVGTDVATRTVDDELEDARKDEDALRADIQRALRRYESSRRALEVSPDVLRGVFDVGLQLAGAPRLEDAGTTPEGKPAFRMPALDRSWEVTLDSLRRPRRRDESFWDWRQEPPRPVSFAPIARLSSEVEQLHLAHPVVRRVLDRFLAQGFSAHDLSRVAAVVAPDDSIIRVVVYARLSLFGPGAARLHDELVSLAAPWDGDPKTASRIEPYRDAATTAKSVELAERVLATQPASPGEIVRAAIAESAESLFTALWRPLHDEADARAARAKSGLATRARKEADDLRVLLERQRKAIRTSIQRLSQSELLLDPAEATQTKEQQRQLQLDLDHMARRADELERDLDAEPGAIAALYDVRMTRLTPVGLVVSWPEVLT, via the coding sequence ATGACAGCCAGCTCGCCTACGCGGACCTCACCGACCTCCTCGTCGATCCTCGCGGCGCTCCCGCTGCCGCGGATCCTCGATCTCGCGCGGCTCTTCGGTGTGCGGCTCCGCGCGGGCAATACACCCAAACCACGCCTCGCTGCGATGCTCGGCGCACACCTCGAAGCGCGCGCACCGCTCGTCCTTCGCGAGCTCGGACGTGACGAGCTGCAGGCCGTCTGTCGCGCGCACGGCATTCCCGACCACACGACCTCGCGACGCGATCTGCTGGAACGCGTGCTGCTCGCCGCGGGATTCGACCCGAAGCGCTCGACACCACCGTTGCCGTCGCACCACCGCGACGGTTTGCCCCGGGCCGGTCAGGTGGTGCGTGCCCGGCATCGACAATGGCTCGTCGAGGAAGTGCACCCGGGCGAGGCCGACGAGTCGGCGCTCGTGAAGCTCGTCTGCCTCGACGACGACGATCCCGGCCGTGCGCTCGACGTGCTCTGGGATCTCGAGCTCGGCGCCGAGATCATCGAGCCCGCATCGAAGGGCCTCGGGAGGATCGACCGGCTCGATCCTCCCGCGCACTTCGGCGCGTACCTCCACACGCTGCGCTGGAACGCCGTCAGCGCCGCGGATGCGACCCGCTTCCAGGCGCCGTTTCGCGCCGGCATCAAGCACATGGCGCATCAGCTCACGCCGCTCATGAAGGCGCTCGAGCTCCCCCGCGCGAACCTCTTCATCGCGGACGACGTCGGCCTCGGCAAGACCATCGAGGCCGGCCTCGTCCTGCAGGAGCTCATCCTGCGCCAGCAGGCCGACTTCGTCCTCATCGCGTGCCCGGCGTCCATCTGCCTGCAGTGGAAGGACGAGATGCGCCGCCGCTTCGGCCTCCACTTCGAGGTCATGACGCGGCAGCTCATCGCGCAGCGCAGGCAGCAGCGCGGCTTCGGCGTGAACCCCTGGGCGACGCACAACCGCTTCATCGTCTCGCACCAGCTCCTGCGCCGCGCCGAGTACCGCGAGCCGCTGCGACAGCACCTCGGCCCGCGCGCGCGGAAGAGCCTGCTCATCCTCGACGAGGCGCACGTCGCTGCGCCCGCGACCCGCAGCCGCTATGCCGTCGACAGCGAGATCACCCACACGATCCGCGACCTCGCGACGCGCTTCGACAACCGTCTCTTCCTCAGCGCCACGCCGCACAACGGCCACTCCAACAGCTTCAGCGCGCTCCTCGAGATCCTCGATCCCATCCGCTTCACGCGTGGCGTGCCCGTGCGCGGCAAGGACGACCTCGCACCGGTGATGGTGCGTCGCCTCAAGCGGGACCTGCGCAAGCTCGGCATCGAGAAGTTCCCCGAGCGCGTGCTCGTGAAGATCGAGCTCGAGCATCTCGATGGCTCGTGGAGCGCGCATGCGGTGCGCCAAGGCGGTGGCACCTCCCCGCTCGCGCTGACCTCTTCTTCCGACACCGAGCCGCTCGACCTCGAGCTCGCGCGCCTGCTCGCGCGCTACACCGAGCTCTGCGCGCCGAAGAAGGGCCCGGGTCGTCTCCCCTTCATTCGTCTCCAGCAGCGCTTGCTCTCGAGCCCGGAAGCCTTCGCGCGCAGCCTCGACGTGCACGCGCGCGCCGTCGACCAGCGTGGCGGACCCGTCGCCGTCCCTCAGCAGCTCGCGCTCACCGAGGCCGACCCCGAGACCCACGGCCCGACCGACGAGGCACTGCAGGCCGAAGAGGACGCGCGCCTCGCCGACGAGAGCGCGCGTCTGCCCACGCCCACTGAAGAGGCCCGAGCCGTCCTCTCGGATCTCCGCGCGCGCGCCGAGCGCGCTCGTCGCCAGCCCGACGCCAAGGTTCGCGCGCTCCTCGCGTGGCTGCGCGATCACTGCTGCGCCGCGACGGGTGATGCGTCCTCCACCGATCGCGCGTGGTCCGATCGCCGCGTCATCCTCTTCACCGAATGGGCCGACACCAAGCGCTACCTCGTCGAGCTCCTCGGCGAGGCCGTCGCCCACACCGATCGCGGCGAGGAGCGCATCGCCGTCTTCCAGGGCGGCATGGGTGACGACGCGCGCGAGGAGGTGCAGCGCCGCTTCAACGCCCCGCCCGACGAGGACGCGCTCCGCATCCTCGTGTGCACCGACGCCGCGCGCGAGGGCATCAACCTCCAGGCGTTCTGCGCGGATCTCTTCCACGTCGATCTCCCGTGGAACCCCGCGCGTCTCGAGCAGCGCAACGGACGCATCGACCGCACGCTCCAGCCCTCGCCCGAGGTGCGCTGCCACTACTTCGTCTATCCCGCGCGGCCCGAGGATCGCGTCCTCGAGACGCTCGTCCGCAAGGTCGACGTCGTGCAGCGCGAGCTCGGCTCGCTCGGCGCGGTCCTCCTCGACGATCTCCACGATGCGCTCGAGAACGGCATCGGCCCCGAGACCGAATCGCGCCTCGCGCGTGTCGGCACCGACGTCGCGACGCGCACCGTCGACGACGAGCTCGAGGACGCGCGCAAGGACGAGGACGCGCTCCGCGCCGACATCCAGCGCGCGCTCCGCCGCTACGAGTCGTCGCGACGCGCGCTCGAGGTCAGCCCCGACGTGCTGCGCGGCGTGTTCGACGTGGGCCTCCAGCTCGCCGGCGCCCCGCGCCTCGAGGACGCCGGCACCACACCCGAGGGCAAGCCCGCGTTCCGCATGCCTGCGCTCGATCGTTCGTGGGAGGTCACGCTCGACAGCCTCCGCCGCCCCCGCCGCCGCGACGAGTCGTTCTGGGACTGGCGTCAGGAGCCGCCGCGTCCCGTCAGCTTCGCGCCGATCGCGCGCCTCTCGAGCGAGGTCGAGCAGCTCCATCTCGCGCACCCGGTCGTGCGTCGGGTGCTCGATCGGTTCCTCGCCCAGGGCTTCAGCGCGCACGACCTCTCGCGCGTCGCGGCCGTGGTCGCGCCGGACGACAGCATCATCCGGGTCGTGGTCTACGCGCGCCTCAGCCTCTTCGGTCCCGGCGCGGCGCGCCTCCACGACGAGCTCGTCTCGCTCGCGGCGCCCTGGGACGGAGACCCGAAGACCGCGTCGCGCATCGAGCCCTACCGCGACGCGGCGACGACCGCGAAGAGCGTCGAGCTCGCCGAGCGCGTGCTCGCGACGCAGCCCGCATCGCCTGGTGAGATCGTGCGCGCCGCGATCGCGGAGAGCGCCGAGTCCCTCTTCACCGCGCTCTGGCGTCCCCTGCACGACGAAGCCGATGCCCGCGCCGCGCGCGCGAAGAGCGGGCTCGCCACTCGCGCCCGCAAGGAGGCCGACGATCTCCGCGTCCTCCTCGAGCGCCAACGCAAGGCGATACGCACCAGCATCCAGCGCCTCAGCCAGAGCGAGCTCCTCCTCGATCCCGCCGAGGCGACGCAGACCAAGGAGCAGCAGCGCCAGCTGCAGCTCGATCTCGATCACATGGCGCGTCGCGCGGACGAGCTCGAGCGCGATCTCGATGCCGAGCCCGGCGCCATCGCCGCGCTCTACGACGTCCGCATGACTCGCCTCACGCCGGTGGGGCTCGTCGTCAGCTGGCCGGAGGTGCTGACATGA